The proteins below come from a single Drosophila suzukii chromosome X, CBGP_Dsuzu_IsoJpt1.0, whole genome shotgun sequence genomic window:
- the hep gene encoding dual specificity mitogen-activated protein kinase kinase hemipterous isoform X6, whose protein sequence is MSTIEFETIGSRLQSLEAKLQEQNESHGKIVLSGARGSGVSGSVSVSSARVPPLATSTSASAAHGPPLGLGSGSGAGISIAQRPAPPVPHATPSATASSSSASAFASASASASASSASGVSSTGAFGGTYTPPTTRVPRATPSLPMLSSGPGGGFNRTRPVILPLPTPPHPPVSETDKKLKIIMEQTGKLNINGRQYPTDINDLKHLGDLGNGTSGNVVKMMHLSSNMVIAVKQMRRTGNAEENKRILMDLDVVLKSHDCKYIVKCLGCFVRDPDVWICMELMSMCFDKLLKLSKKPVPEQILGKVTVATVNALSYLKDKHGVIHRDVKPSNILIDERGNIKLCDFGISGRLVDSKANTRSAGCAAYMAPERIDPKKPKYDIRADVWSLGITLVELATARSPYEGCNTDFEVLTKVLDSEPPCLPYGEGFNFTQQFRDFVIKCLTKNHQDRPKYPELLAQPFIRTYEIAKVDVPNWFQSIKDNRLRANGDSTLQRNAHTREKGNSDWRWRRFWFRISSRIRIRRWSYKIW, encoded by the exons ATGTCCACCATTGAGTTCGAGACGATCGGCAGTCGCCTGCAATCCTTGGAGGCGAAGCTGCAGGAGCAGAATGAGTCCCACGGCAAGATCGTCCTTTCCGGTGCGCGCGGCTCTGGCGTTTCCGGTTCCGTTTCCGTTTCGTCTGCCCGCGTTCCGCCCCTGgccacatccacatccgcaTCTGCCGCCCATGGACCGCCCTTGGGCCTGGGTTCCGGTTCCGGTGCCGGGATTAGCATAGCCCAGCGGCCAGCACCTCCAGTTCCTCATGCGACGCCCAGCGCCACCGCCTCGTCctcatccgcatccgcattcGCATCCGCCTCTGCATCCGCATCTGCCTCATCCGCATCCGGAGTTTCGTCGACGGGCGCCTTCGGCGGAACGTACACCCCGCCCACAACCAGAGTGCCGCGAGCCACGCCCTCACTGCCCATGC TCTCAAGCGGTCCCGGTGGCGGATTCAACCGGACGCGACCGGTGATACTTCCGCTGCCCACGCCGCCTCATCCTCCGGTCTCGGAAACGGACAAAAAGCTGAAGATCATCATGGAGCAGACCGGCAAGCTGAACATCAACGGGCGGCAGTATCCAACGGACATCAATGACCTCAAGCACCTGGGCGATCTGGGCAACGGGACCAGCGGCAACGTGGTGAAGATGATGCACCTGTCCAGCAACATGGTCATCGCCGTAAAGCAGATGCGACGCACTGGCAACGCCGAGGAGAACAAGCGCATCCTGATGGATCTGGATGTGGTGCTCAAGTCGCACGACTGCAAGTACATTGTGAAGTGCCTGGGCTGTTTCGTTCGCGATCCGGATGTGTGGATCTGCATGGAGCTGATGTCCATGTGCTTCGACAAGCTGCTGAAGCTCTCCAAGAAGCCGGTGCCGGAACAGATCCTTGGCAAGGTCACAGTGGCG ACGGTCAACGCATTGTCCTATCTGAAGGATAAGCACGGGGTCATCCATCGCGATGTGAAGCCATCGAACATTCTGATCGACGAGCGTGGCAACATAAAGCTCTGTGATTTCGGGATCAGCGGTCGCCTGGTGGACTCCAAGGCCAACACACGATCCGCCGGCTGTGCAGCTTATATGGCG CCGGAGCGCATCGACCCCAAGAAACCAAAGTACGACATTCGCGCCGATGTGTGGTCACTGGGCATAACGCTGGTGGAGCTGGCCACCGCGCGATCCCCGTACGAAGGATGCAACACGGACTTCGAGGTGCTCACCAAGGTGCTGGACTCGGAGCCGCCGTGTTTGCCCTACGGCGAGGGTTTCAACTTTACCCAGCAGTTCCGCGACTTCGTCATCAAGTG CCTCACAAAGAACCATCAGGACCGACCCAAGTATCCGGAGCTTCTGGCCCAGCCCTTCATTCGGACCTACGAAATAGCCAAAGTAGATGTGCCCAATTGGTTTCAGAGCATCAAGGACAACCGTCTGCGTGCCAACGGCGATTCCACGCTCCAGAG AAATGCTCATACTCGAGAAAAG GGCAACAGCGACTGGCGGTGGAGGCGGTTCTGGTTCAGGATCTCTAGCAGAATCAGGATCCGCAGGTGGAGCTATAAAATATGGTAG